Proteins from a single region of Deinococcus depolymerans:
- a CDS encoding NAD(P)/FAD-dependent oxidoreductase yields the protein MTRTVGILGGGIAGLTLAALLAARGHAVTVYEQDRAGGKLRREQAGGLRFDTGPSLFTFPDVWHAVLNRLHEPDPLDLRPLPGALGVHHTPHGPVPLPVPPRHALFPHWQRYVQAAHPLRAHLTTLLTTPPRLNDPAFLRASAALLRVTGPHASAAAWLRARTLPPALEHALATHALNAGLSPADAPALYALIPALVGDRVYRPAGGMGALLDALRGFGEARGVTLREGVGVRALTGSTLTLDGGEVCRHDLTVSAIDPARLARLRGNSPRPGPRTVSGVALYAALPAPAALPATSVLPPESFRSFRAALRVGALPETTLALVHADGPRLAVLLTAPPTGRSLTADHPWVRAQLRRVERTLNVPGLLDCALDTFTLTPAHYARGGHPGGAIYGAALPAWRGGPLHPQPYRLSPTLWQVGTGVHPGGGLPAILGGALIVDRLLREAGW from the coding sequence GTGACCCGCACCGTCGGCATCCTGGGGGGCGGGATCGCCGGACTGACCCTGGCCGCCCTGCTGGCCGCGCGTGGACACGCGGTCACCGTGTACGAACAGGACCGCGCGGGCGGCAAGCTGCGCCGCGAACAGGCGGGCGGCCTGCGCTTCGACACCGGCCCCAGCCTCTTCACCTTCCCGGACGTGTGGCACGCCGTCCTGAACCGCCTGCACGAACCCGACCCGCTCGACCTTCGCCCGCTGCCGGGCGCGCTGGGCGTGCACCACACCCCGCACGGACCGGTGCCGCTGCCCGTGCCGCCCCGGCATGCGCTGTTCCCGCACTGGCAGCGGTACGTGCAGGCCGCCCACCCGCTGCGGGCGCACCTGACCACGCTGCTGACCACCCCGCCGCGCCTGAACGACCCGGCGTTCCTGCGGGCGTCGGCGGCGCTGCTGCGCGTGACCGGCCCGCACGCCAGCGCCGCTGCGTGGCTGCGCGCCCGCACCCTGCCGCCCGCGCTGGAACACGCGCTCGCCACGCACGCCCTGAACGCGGGCCTCAGTCCGGCCGACGCTCCGGCCCTGTACGCGCTGATCCCGGCGCTGGTGGGCGACCGGGTATACCGGCCCGCCGGGGGGATGGGCGCGCTGCTGGACGCCCTGCGCGGTTTCGGCGAGGCGCGCGGCGTGACCCTCCGCGAGGGCGTGGGCGTCCGCGCACTGACCGGCAGCACCCTCACCCTGGACGGGGGAGAGGTCTGCCGGCACGACCTGACCGTCAGTGCCATCGACCCGGCCCGTCTCGCCCGGCTGCGCGGGAACTCGCCCCGGCCCGGTCCCCGCACGGTCAGTGGCGTCGCCCTGTACGCCGCGCTGCCCGCTCCCGCCGCGCTGCCCGCCACCAGTGTCCTCCCGCCGGAGTCCTTCCGGAGCTTCCGGGCTGCGCTGCGCGTCGGGGCCCTCCCGGAGACCACCCTGGCGCTCGTTCATGCGGACGGCCCGCGCCTCGCCGTGCTGCTGACCGCGCCCCCCACCGGCCGCTCCCTGACCGCCGACCACCCCTGGGTCCGGGCGCAGTTGCGGCGCGTGGAACGCACCCTGAACGTGCCCGGCCTGCTGGACTGCGCCCTCGACACGTTCACCCTGACGCCCGCGCACTACGCGCGGGGCGGCCATCCGGGCGGCGCGATCTACGGCGCGGCCCTGCCTGCCTGGCGCGGCGGGCCGCTGCACCCGCAGCCGTACCGCCTGTCGCCCACGCTCTGGCAGGTCGGCACCGGCGTGCATCCCGGCGGCGGCCTGCCCGCCATCCTGGGCGGCGCGCTGATCGTGGACCGCCTGCTGCGCGAGGCGGGCTGGTAG
- a CDS encoding UbiA family prenyltransferase, protein MSGAVTPRTLRLPLRRLLTVSRPALWVNTVGTLVTGVWLTGRLYTLDAGLLALLAYLTLPFNLLIYGLNDLWDQEEDARSSRKGGWQGARLRAQEAAPLLRATLWWNVPLLALLSALLPLPATLLLLTAALLFTAYSLPPLRLKARPFLDGLSNVAYALPLALPALALGTPVPWGPLLALMSYSVGKHAFDAAQDIPADRAAGTRTVATTLGVRGAAAYALAWFVLAAALLLPASGLTALALLLTCGGMALRLLRRPTPEQAARLYPLSIVTPWIVGAVAGVQLVYLLARGQWAGF, encoded by the coding sequence ATGTCAGGCGCCGTCACCCCCCGAACCCTCCGCCTGCCGCTGCGGCGACTGCTGACCGTGTCCCGGCCCGCGCTGTGGGTGAACACGGTGGGAACGCTGGTCACGGGCGTGTGGCTCACGGGCCGCCTGTACACCCTGGACGCCGGACTGCTGGCGCTGCTGGCGTACCTGACGCTGCCGTTCAACCTGCTGATCTACGGCCTGAACGACCTGTGGGACCAGGAGGAGGACGCCCGCTCGTCCCGCAAGGGGGGCTGGCAGGGCGCGCGCCTGAGGGCGCAGGAGGCCGCGCCGCTGCTGCGCGCCACCCTCTGGTGGAACGTCCCCCTCCTGGCCCTGCTGAGCGCGCTGCTGCCACTCCCGGCCACGCTGCTGCTGCTGACGGCGGCGCTGCTGTTCACCGCGTACAGCCTCCCGCCGCTGCGCCTGAAGGCCCGCCCGTTCCTGGACGGCCTGAGCAACGTCGCCTACGCCCTGCCGCTCGCGCTGCCCGCGCTGGCCCTCGGCACGCCCGTCCCGTGGGGGCCGCTGCTGGCCCTCATGAGCTACTCGGTCGGGAAGCACGCCTTCGATGCCGCGCAGGACATTCCCGCCGACCGCGCCGCCGGAACCCGCACCGTCGCCACCACCCTGGGTGTACGCGGCGCCGCCGCCTACGCCCTGGCGTGGTTCGTCCTCGCGGCGGCGCTGCTGCTGCCCGCGTCGGGCCTGACCGCGCTGGCGCTGCTGCTGACCTGCGGCGGCATGGCCCTCAGGCTGCTGCGCCGCCCCACCCCGGAACAGGCCGCGCGGCTGTACCCGCTGAGTATCGTCACCCCCTGGATCGTCGGCGCGGTGGCGGGCGTGCAGCTCGTGTACCTCCTCGCACGCGGCCAGTGGGCCGGCTTCTGA